In a genomic window of Aeromonas veronii:
- a CDS encoding TIGR01212 family radical SAM protein (This family includes YhcC from E. coli K-12, an uncharacterized radical SAM protein.), whose protein sequence is MQLHELVNTFGQDLKQRHGQKIHKLSIHGAFTCPNRDGTLGRGGCTFCNVSSFADESAQQLSVVQQLLARRDEVTRAKRYLAYFQAYTSTYAEVEYLQRMYEEALSVSDMVGLCVGTRPDCVPDAVLDLLAGYQARGYEVWLELGLQSANDKTLQRINRGHGYAAYEDAVRRAHQRGIKVCAHLIVGLPGEMPMDSLDTLHRIVETGVEGIKLHPLHVVEGSTLGKAWQAGRLEVLTLAQYVEAAVAMIQHTPPEVVYHRISASARRPTLLAPVWCENRWTAMADIANALSLSGPQGHALGRPFILPDL, encoded by the coding sequence ATGCAGTTACACGAACTCGTCAATACATTCGGTCAGGATCTCAAACAGCGTCACGGTCAGAAGATCCACAAACTCTCCATCCACGGTGCCTTCACCTGCCCGAACCGGGATGGCACCCTGGGCCGTGGTGGCTGTACCTTCTGCAATGTCTCCTCTTTTGCCGACGAGTCGGCCCAGCAACTCTCAGTGGTGCAACAACTGCTGGCTCGTCGGGATGAAGTCACCCGTGCCAAGCGCTATCTTGCCTACTTTCAGGCCTATACCAGCACCTATGCCGAGGTCGAGTATCTGCAGCGGATGTATGAAGAGGCGCTGTCGGTGAGCGATATGGTGGGGCTCTGCGTGGGCACTCGCCCCGATTGCGTGCCGGATGCGGTGCTGGATCTGCTGGCGGGCTATCAGGCTCGGGGTTACGAGGTATGGCTGGAGCTCGGGCTGCAAAGTGCCAATGACAAGACCCTGCAACGGATCAACCGCGGCCACGGCTATGCCGCCTATGAGGATGCAGTAAGACGTGCCCATCAGCGTGGCATCAAGGTATGTGCTCATCTGATCGTCGGCCTGCCGGGCGAGATGCCGATGGACAGCCTCGATACCCTGCATCGCATCGTTGAGACCGGTGTTGAGGGGATCAAGCTGCATCCGCTTCATGTGGTAGAGGGCAGTACTCTTGGCAAAGCGTGGCAGGCGGGACGGCTTGAGGTATTGACGTTGGCGCAGTATGTAGAAGCGGCCGTCGCCATGATCCAGCACACGCCGCCCGAGGTGGTGTATCACCGGATTTCGGCATCGGCGCGTCGGCCAACCCTGCTGGCGCCGGTCTGGTGTGAAAATCGCTGGACAGCCATGGCAGACATTGCCAACGCCCTCTCATTGAGCGGCCCGCAAGGCCACGCGTTGGGCAGACCCTTCATACTTCCTGACCTATAA
- the gltB gene encoding glutamate synthase large subunit: protein MSLYDPKLERDNCGFGLLAHMEGEASHKLVRLAMSALARMQHRGGISADGKTGDGCGLLLQKPDSFYRAVAEEKGWHLGRKYAVGMLFLNPDPVLAQATRDIIDEELEKETLSLVGWRKVPVDTKVLGPIAKASLPSIEQVFVNAPPGWVEQDLERRLYIVRRRIEKRINDDYFYIVSLSNLVTVYKGLCMPVDLPRFYLDLADIRMQAAICVFHQRFSTNTSPRWPLAQPFRYLAHNGEINTIAGNRQWAKARSYKFATPLIPDLQEAAPFVNTTGSDSSSLDNMLDLFLAGGMDLFRAMRLLIPPAWQKHPNMDDDLRAFYDFNSMHMEPWDGPAGIVMTDGRYATCALDRNGLRPARYVITKDKFITLASEVGTWDYTPDEVLEKGRVGPGELFVVDTSNGKVWTSFEIDDDLKNRHTYKQWMDKHCTRLVPFEQMDDSQTGRREFADDQLKTYQKLFGYSFEELDQIIRVLGENGQEAVGSMGDDTPMAVLSSGPRTLYDYFRQMFAQVTNPPIDPLRENHVMSLATCIGREQNVFNETFGHAHRVLFQSPILLYSDFHQLLALEGEYYRHQVISLNFKPEEGLEAAIVRICDEAKTAAKSGTVLLVLSDRDISADTLPIPAAMAVGAVQRTLVDNNLRCDANILVETASCRDPHHFSVLLGFGATAIYPYLAYETLAKQVEEGVLTMSLRQAMVNYRNGINKGLYKVMSKMGISTVASYRCSQLFEAVGLAKSVVDTCFRGVSSRIQGADFADIQQDQHNLARQAWLVRKPLAHGGLLKFVHGGEYHTYNPDVVQTLQTAVRSGNYADYKEYARLVNERPVATLRDLLALKKVDNPVALDQVEPADKLFPRFDSAAMSIGALGPEAHEALAVAMNRLGGQSNSGEGGEDPKRFGTEKNSRIKQVASGRFGVTPHYLMNADVVQIKVAQGAKPGEGGQLPGDKVTAQIAKLRYSVPGVTLISPPPHHDIYSIEDLAQLIFDIKQINPSCLVSVKLVSEPGVGTIACGVAKAYADFITISGYDGGTGASPLTSVKYAGSPWELGLAETQQALVANGLRHKVRLQVDGGLKTGLDIIKAAILGAESFGFGTGPMVALGCKYLRICHLNNCATGVATQDEKLRREHFTGLPEMVMNYFKFIAEETRELMAQLGVTQLTDLIGRTDLLQALPGLTARQAKLDLSGILARPVAPAGSSLFSQQHNPTFDKGPLNLQMVADLLEAVETSSGGEFRYDIRNTDRSVGARLSGEIVKRHGNQGMAADPVKVHFNGTAGQSFGVWNAGGLEMILTGDANDYVGKGMTGGKLVIKPHVGVAFKSHEAAIIGNTCLYGATGGKLYAAGTAGERFAVRNSGALAVVEGIGDNGCEYMTGGIVTVLGQTGVNFAAGMTGGFAYVLDECGNFAKRTNPELVELLDVADLAIHQEHLRGIITAHLNETGSSRAEEILANFDSYVPKFRLIKPKSSDVKSLLGHTSRSSAELRIQAQ, encoded by the coding sequence ATGTCACTATATGATCCAAAGCTGGAGAGGGATAACTGTGGCTTCGGCCTGTTGGCCCACATGGAAGGGGAAGCCAGCCACAAGCTTGTTCGTCTCGCGATGTCAGCATTGGCTCGCATGCAGCACCGCGGCGGGATCTCCGCCGATGGCAAGACCGGCGATGGCTGCGGTCTGCTGCTGCAAAAACCCGACAGCTTCTATCGCGCGGTCGCCGAAGAGAAGGGATGGCACCTTGGCCGCAAGTACGCGGTCGGCATGCTGTTTCTCAACCCCGACCCCGTATTGGCGCAAGCCACTCGCGACATCATCGATGAGGAGCTGGAAAAAGAGACCCTGAGTCTGGTCGGCTGGCGCAAGGTGCCCGTCGATACCAAAGTGCTCGGTCCCATCGCCAAAGCCTCCCTGCCCAGTATTGAACAGGTCTTTGTCAACGCGCCTCCCGGTTGGGTTGAACAGGATCTCGAGCGTCGCCTCTATATCGTGCGCCGCCGCATCGAGAAGCGCATCAACGACGACTACTTCTATATCGTCAGCCTCTCCAACCTGGTCACCGTCTATAAAGGGCTGTGCATGCCGGTGGACTTGCCGCGCTTCTATCTGGATCTCGCCGACATTCGCATGCAGGCAGCCATCTGCGTGTTCCACCAGCGTTTCTCCACCAACACCAGCCCACGCTGGCCACTGGCGCAACCGTTCCGCTATCTGGCCCACAACGGCGAGATCAACACCATCGCCGGCAACCGGCAGTGGGCCAAGGCGCGCAGCTACAAGTTTGCGACGCCGCTCATTCCCGATCTGCAGGAAGCGGCCCCCTTCGTCAACACCACCGGCTCCGACTCCTCCAGCCTCGACAACATGCTGGATCTCTTCCTCGCCGGTGGTATGGACCTGTTCCGCGCCATGCGTCTGCTGATCCCGCCTGCATGGCAAAAACACCCGAACATGGATGACGACCTGCGCGCCTTCTACGACTTCAACTCCATGCACATGGAGCCGTGGGATGGCCCCGCCGGTATCGTCATGACCGACGGCCGCTACGCCACCTGCGCGCTTGACAGAAACGGCCTGCGTCCGGCCCGCTACGTCATCACCAAGGACAAATTCATCACGCTCGCGTCTGAGGTCGGCACCTGGGACTACACCCCGGACGAAGTGCTGGAGAAGGGCCGGGTCGGCCCGGGCGAGCTGTTCGTGGTCGATACCAGCAACGGCAAGGTGTGGACCAGCTTCGAGATCGATGACGACCTCAAGAACCGCCACACCTACAAGCAGTGGATGGACAAGCACTGCACCCGACTGGTGCCGTTCGAGCAGATGGACGACAGCCAGACCGGCCGCCGCGAATTTGCTGACGACCAGCTGAAGACCTATCAGAAGCTGTTTGGCTACTCCTTCGAGGAGCTGGATCAGATCATCCGGGTACTGGGTGAGAACGGTCAGGAGGCGGTGGGCTCCATGGGGGATGATACCCCGATGGCGGTGCTCTCCTCCGGCCCGCGCACCCTCTATGACTACTTCCGCCAGATGTTTGCCCAGGTGACCAACCCGCCCATCGACCCGCTGCGGGAGAACCACGTGATGTCGCTGGCGACCTGTATCGGTCGCGAACAGAACGTCTTCAACGAGACCTTCGGCCACGCCCACCGGGTGCTGTTCCAGTCGCCGATCCTGCTCTACTCCGACTTCCACCAGCTGCTGGCACTGGAAGGGGAGTACTACCGTCATCAGGTGATCAGCCTCAACTTCAAGCCCGAAGAGGGGCTGGAAGCGGCCATCGTGCGCATCTGCGACGAGGCCAAAACCGCCGCCAAGAGCGGTACCGTGCTGCTGGTGCTGTCGGATCGCGATATCAGCGCCGATACCCTGCCGATCCCGGCCGCCATGGCGGTGGGCGCGGTGCAGCGCACTCTGGTGGACAACAACCTGCGCTGCGACGCCAACATTCTGGTGGAGACCGCAAGCTGCCGCGATCCGCACCACTTCTCGGTGCTGCTGGGCTTTGGCGCGACCGCCATCTACCCCTATCTGGCCTATGAAACCCTGGCCAAACAGGTTGAAGAGGGCGTGCTCACCATGTCCCTGCGCCAGGCCATGGTCAACTACCGCAACGGCATCAACAAGGGGCTCTACAAGGTGATGTCCAAGATGGGCATCAGCACGGTCGCCAGCTATCGCTGCTCCCAGCTGTTCGAAGCGGTGGGCTTGGCCAAATCGGTGGTCGATACCTGTTTCCGCGGCGTATCGAGCCGTATTCAGGGCGCCGATTTTGCCGACATCCAGCAGGATCAGCACAATCTGGCCCGTCAGGCCTGGCTGGTGCGCAAGCCCCTCGCCCACGGCGGCCTGCTCAAGTTCGTCCACGGCGGTGAGTACCACACCTACAACCCGGATGTGGTGCAGACCCTGCAAACCGCGGTGCGCTCCGGCAACTATGCCGATTACAAGGAGTACGCGCGTCTGGTGAACGAGCGCCCGGTTGCCACTCTGCGCGATCTGCTGGCCCTGAAGAAGGTCGACAATCCGGTCGCGCTGGATCAGGTTGAGCCGGCCGACAAGCTGTTCCCCCGCTTCGACTCCGCCGCCATGTCCATCGGCGCCCTCGGCCCTGAGGCCCATGAGGCACTGGCTGTGGCGATGAACCGCCTCGGCGGTCAGAGCAACTCCGGCGAAGGCGGCGAAGATCCCAAGCGTTTCGGTACCGAGAAGAACTCCCGCATCAAGCAGGTGGCTTCCGGTCGCTTTGGCGTCACCCCCCACTACCTGATGAACGCCGATGTGGTGCAGATCAAGGTGGCGCAGGGTGCCAAGCCCGGTGAGGGTGGCCAGCTGCCCGGTGACAAGGTCACCGCCCAGATCGCCAAGCTGCGTTATTCCGTGCCCGGCGTTACCCTGATTTCCCCGCCGCCGCACCACGACATCTACTCCATCGAGGATCTGGCCCAGCTCATCTTCGACATCAAGCAGATCAACCCGAGCTGTCTGGTGTCGGTGAAGCTTGTCTCCGAACCCGGCGTGGGCACCATCGCCTGCGGCGTGGCCAAGGCCTATGCCGACTTCATCACCATCTCCGGTTATGACGGCGGCACCGGTGCAAGCCCCCTCACCTCGGTCAAATACGCCGGTTCCCCGTGGGAGCTGGGTCTGGCTGAAACCCAACAGGCGCTGGTCGCCAACGGCCTGCGCCACAAGGTGCGGCTGCAGGTGGATGGCGGTCTCAAGACAGGTCTGGACATCATCAAGGCGGCCATCCTCGGCGCCGAGAGCTTCGGTTTTGGCACCGGCCCCATGGTGGCGCTTGGCTGCAAATACCTGCGTATCTGCCACCTGAACAACTGCGCCACCGGCGTTGCCACTCAGGATGAGAAGCTGCGTCGCGAGCACTTCACCGGCTTGCCGGAGATGGTGATGAACTACTTCAAGTTCATCGCCGAAGAGACCCGCGAGCTGATGGCCCAGCTGGGCGTCACTCAACTGACCGACCTGATTGGCCGCACCGATTTGCTTCAGGCCCTGCCCGGCCTCACCGCCCGTCAGGCCAAGCTGGATCTCTCTGGCATTCTGGCTCGTCCGGTCGCTCCGGCAGGCTCCAGCCTGTTCAGCCAGCAGCACAACCCCACCTTCGACAAGGGGCCGCTCAACCTGCAAATGGTCGCGGATCTGCTGGAAGCGGTAGAAACCTCAAGCGGTGGCGAGTTCCGCTACGACATCCGCAACACCGACCGCTCGGTAGGTGCGCGCCTCTCCGGCGAAATCGTCAAACGTCACGGCAATCAGGGGATGGCGGCGGATCCGGTCAAGGTGCACTTCAACGGCACCGCAGGCCAGAGCTTCGGCGTCTGGAACGCAGGGGGCCTCGAGATGATCCTCACTGGCGATGCCAACGACTATGTGGGCAAGGGGATGACCGGCGGCAAGCTGGTGATCAAGCCCCATGTCGGCGTGGCGTTCAAATCCCACGAAGCGGCCATCATCGGCAACACCTGCCTCTACGGCGCCACTGGCGGCAAACTTTACGCCGCAGGTACTGCTGGCGAGCGTTTCGCGGTTCGCAACTCCGGCGCCCTGGCGGTAGTCGAGGGGATTGGCGACAACGGCTGTGAATACATGACCGGCGGCATCGTCACCGTGCTCGGTCAGACCGGTGTCAACTTTGCGGCGGGCATGACCGGCGGCTTTGCCTACGTGCTCGACGAGTGCGGCAACTTCGCCAAGCGCACCAACCCCGAGCTGGTGGAACTGCTGGACGTGGCGGATCTCGCCATCCATCAGGAGCACCTGCGCGGCATCATCACGGCGCACCTCAATGAGACCGGCAGCTCGCGCGCCGAGGAGATCCTGGCCAACTTCGACTCCTATGTGCCCAAGTTCAGGCTGATCAAACCCAAGTCCAGCGACGTGAAATCGCTGCTGGGTCACACCAGCCGTTCCAGTGCAGAACTCAGAATCCAGGCGCAATAA
- a CDS encoding FAD-dependent oxidoreductase has translation MSQNVFQFIDVQRVDPPKKPLKIRKIQFVEIYESFNQPQVQMQADRCLECGNPYCEWKCPVHNYIPNWLKLAKEGRILEAVELSHQTNSLPEVCGRVCPQDRLCEGSCTLNDRFGAVTIGNIEKYITDKAFEMGWKPDLSNVVKTGKRVAVIGAGPAGLACADVLARNGVTPVVFDKYPEIGGLLTFGIPSFKLEKEVMQRRREIFQGMGVEFRLETEVGKDITFADLLGEFDAVFLGVGTYKYMKGGFANEEAPGVYDALPYLIANANRLLGFEKAQADYIDFAGKQVVVLGGGDTAMDCVRTAIRQGADKVICAYRRDEENMPGSKREVKNAREEGVEFMFNLQPVAVELDANGRTVGIKVVSTELGEPDANGRRNPVVIEGSEQVLAADAVVMAFGFQPNPQPWMAEFGIELDNRDRIKAREQAEYAFQTSNPKVFAGGDAVRGSDLVVTAIYEGRKAAEGIMDYLAV, from the coding sequence ATGAGCCAGAACGTATTTCAGTTTATCGATGTCCAGCGGGTTGACCCGCCCAAGAAGCCGCTCAAGATCCGCAAAATCCAGTTTGTGGAGATCTACGAGTCCTTCAATCAGCCGCAGGTACAGATGCAGGCGGATCGCTGCCTCGAGTGCGGCAACCCCTACTGCGAGTGGAAGTGTCCGGTCCACAACTACATCCCCAACTGGCTGAAACTGGCCAAAGAGGGGCGCATTCTGGAGGCGGTGGAGCTCTCCCACCAGACCAACAGCCTGCCGGAAGTATGCGGTCGGGTCTGCCCGCAGGATCGCCTCTGCGAGGGCTCCTGCACCCTCAACGATCGCTTCGGCGCGGTGACCATCGGCAACATCGAAAAGTACATCACCGACAAGGCGTTCGAGATGGGCTGGAAGCCCGATCTCTCGAACGTGGTCAAGACCGGCAAGCGGGTCGCCGTCATCGGTGCCGGCCCTGCAGGCCTCGCCTGTGCCGACGTGCTGGCACGCAACGGCGTCACCCCGGTGGTGTTTGACAAGTACCCGGAGATCGGTGGCCTGCTCACTTTCGGTATCCCCTCCTTCAAGCTGGAAAAAGAGGTGATGCAGCGTCGCCGCGAGATCTTCCAGGGGATGGGTGTGGAGTTTCGTCTCGAGACCGAAGTGGGCAAGGACATCACCTTCGCCGACCTGCTCGGCGAGTTCGATGCGGTCTTCCTCGGGGTCGGCACCTACAAGTACATGAAGGGCGGCTTTGCCAACGAAGAGGCGCCGGGCGTCTATGACGCCCTGCCCTACCTCATCGCCAACGCCAACCGGTTGCTGGGCTTTGAGAAGGCGCAAGCCGACTATATCGACTTCGCTGGCAAGCAGGTGGTGGTGCTGGGCGGTGGCGATACCGCCATGGACTGTGTACGTACCGCCATCCGTCAGGGGGCTGACAAGGTGATCTGCGCCTATCGCCGCGACGAGGAGAATATGCCGGGCTCCAAGCGGGAGGTAAAAAATGCCCGCGAGGAGGGGGTTGAGTTTATGTTCAACCTGCAACCGGTGGCAGTCGAACTGGATGCCAACGGTCGCACCGTCGGCATCAAAGTAGTGAGCACCGAGCTGGGTGAACCCGATGCCAATGGTCGCCGCAATCCGGTGGTCATCGAGGGCTCAGAGCAAGTGCTGGCTGCCGATGCGGTAGTGATGGCGTTTGGCTTCCAGCCCAACCCCCAACCCTGGATGGCGGAGTTCGGCATCGAGCTCGACAACCGGGATCGCATCAAGGCCCGCGAGCAGGCCGAATACGCCTTCCAGACCAGCAATCCCAAGGTGTTCGCCGGTGGCGACGCGGTGCGTGGGTCCGATCTGGTGGTGACCGCCATCTACGAAGGGCGCAAAGCGGCCGAAGGGATCATGGACTATCTGGCTGTCTGA
- a CDS encoding DEAD/DEAH box helicase encodes MRFESFDFAPEILRAVSDCGYQEMTPVQQQAIPAIRRGRDVLASAQTGTGKTAAFALPIVQRLVDNPAPAQPSNARVLILTPTRELAAQVASNINDFAKYLDITTITIVGGGKQDVQARKLKAGAHIIVATPGRLLEHLTACNLSLSGVECLVLDEADRILDMGFSADVQKILQAVNKTRQNLLFSATFSDAVKKLANLMLDRPQIVSVNKQNSTADTVSHTVYPVEQKRKRELLSELIGKQNWQQVLVFASTRESCDVLVEELNLDGIKSAVVHGEKAQGNRRRALREFMEGKVRVLVATEVAARGLDIPDLEYVVNYDLPFLAEDYVHRIGRTGRAGKRGMAISFVSREEERTLLEIEALIGQKIRRIMVPGYEVSSRDELIKQLQERRRFGKRPQREDNAVAQVMAEAKLQGQRLKRLAAAKKPRQPK; translated from the coding sequence ATGAGATTTGAATCGTTCGATTTTGCCCCCGAGATTTTGCGTGCTGTCTCAGATTGCGGTTATCAGGAGATGACCCCTGTGCAGCAACAGGCGATCCCGGCCATTCGCCGTGGCCGCGATGTGCTGGCCAGCGCCCAGACCGGTACCGGCAAGACCGCCGCCTTCGCCCTGCCCATTGTGCAGCGTCTGGTAGACAATCCGGCTCCGGCCCAGCCTTCCAACGCCCGGGTGCTGATCCTGACCCCGACCCGCGAGCTGGCGGCTCAGGTGGCGAGCAACATCAATGACTTCGCCAAGTATCTCGATATCACCACCATCACCATCGTCGGCGGTGGCAAGCAGGACGTGCAGGCCAGAAAGCTGAAAGCGGGCGCTCACATCATTGTGGCCACCCCGGGCCGTCTGCTGGAGCACCTCACCGCCTGCAACCTCAGCCTCTCCGGCGTCGAGTGTCTGGTGCTGGATGAAGCGGATCGCATCCTCGACATGGGCTTCAGTGCCGATGTGCAGAAGATCCTGCAAGCGGTCAACAAGACCCGTCAGAACCTGCTCTTCTCCGCCACCTTCTCCGACGCGGTGAAGAAGCTGGCCAACCTGATGCTGGACAGACCGCAGATCGTCAGCGTCAACAAGCAGAACTCCACCGCCGACACCGTCAGCCACACCGTCTATCCGGTCGAGCAGAAGCGCAAGCGCGAGCTACTCTCCGAGCTGATTGGCAAGCAGAACTGGCAGCAGGTGCTGGTGTTTGCCAGTACCCGCGAGAGCTGTGATGTGCTGGTAGAAGAGCTGAACCTCGACGGCATCAAGTCCGCCGTGGTCCATGGCGAGAAGGCTCAGGGCAACCGTCGCCGCGCCCTGCGCGAATTCATGGAAGGCAAGGTACGGGTACTGGTCGCCACCGAAGTGGCCGCCCGTGGTCTGGACATCCCGGATCTGGAGTATGTGGTCAACTATGATCTGCCGTTCCTGGCGGAAGATTACGTCCACCGCATCGGCCGTACCGGTCGTGCCGGCAAGCGCGGCATGGCCATCTCCTTCGTCAGCCGTGAAGAGGAGCGCACCCTGCTGGAGATCGAGGCCCTGATCGGCCAGAAGATCCGCCGCATCATGGTGCCGGGCTACGAAGTGAGCAGCCGTGACGAGCTGATCAAGCAGTTGCAGGAGCGTCGCCGCTTCGGTAAGCGCCCGCAGCGTGAAGATAACGCCGTAGCCCAGGTGATGGCCGAAGCCAAGCTGCAGGGTCAGCGCCTCAAGCGTCTGGCCGCCGCCAAGAAGCCCCGTCAGCCGAAATAA
- a CDS encoding DUF2913 family protein, protein MTSPTYNQALLEMATQSLAELARTAEQKAGKRTPAQESHFLCTWMADSLKEKRFSRLVMEDLKAWVQLGRTLGAGADLKGLLERIAFQYQCAMTNPQQLGAKLAALLEELSAAGWLVLTESEVNAKLRLQSGGQASLVISHSEYEGNIKGGELVNPLTLYVRGDEKVLAEAAFKHGLLLSQGNKKTTLVKHHKAYRLMPDNAQPALALLSEARQST, encoded by the coding sequence ATGACCTCTCCGACCTACAATCAGGCCCTGCTCGAGATGGCCACTCAAAGCCTGGCCGAACTGGCCCGCACCGCCGAGCAAAAGGCGGGCAAGCGCACTCCGGCGCAAGAGAGCCACTTTCTCTGCACCTGGATGGCTGACTCCCTCAAGGAGAAGCGCTTCTCCCGTCTGGTGATGGAAGATTTGAAAGCTTGGGTGCAGCTTGGCCGCACCCTGGGTGCGGGCGCCGATCTCAAGGGATTGCTGGAGCGCATCGCCTTCCAATACCAGTGCGCCATGACCAATCCGCAGCAACTGGGGGCCAAGCTGGCGGCCCTGCTGGAGGAGCTCTCAGCGGCAGGCTGGCTGGTGCTGACCGAGAGCGAGGTGAACGCCAAGCTGCGCCTGCAATCGGGCGGTCAGGCGAGTCTGGTGATCAGCCATAGCGAATATGAAGGGAATATTAAAGGCGGTGAGCTTGTCAACCCCCTCACCCTCTATGTACGCGGTGACGAGAAGGTATTGGCTGAAGCGGCCTTCAAGCATGGTCTGCTGCTGAGCCAGGGCAACAAGAAAACCACTCTGGTCAAACACCACAAGGCCTACCGGCTGATGCCGGACAACGCCCAACCGGCGCTGGCACTGCTGAGCGAGGCTCGCCAGAGCACCTGA
- a CDS encoding FeoC-like transcriptional regulator: MILRELGDYLAAQQKVSRRDLARHFHTSEDAVEAMLGVWMRKGRVIKRESRVCGGSCCGKSEEVMFEWCDAGQIGFKIR, encoded by the coding sequence ATGATCCTGCGCGAGCTGGGGGATTACCTCGCCGCGCAGCAGAAGGTGAGCCGGCGCGATCTGGCTCGCCACTTCCACACCTCGGAAGATGCGGTGGAGGCCATGCTCGGCGTCTGGATGCGCAAGGGGCGGGTCATCAAGCGCGAGAGTCGGGTCTGTGGCGGTAGCTGCTGCGGCAAGAGCGAGGAGGTGATGTTCGAGTGGTGTGACGCGGGTCAGATTGGGTTCAAGATCCGCTAA